One Longimicrobiaceae bacterium genomic window, GCGCGAACCGCGCCGCCTTCACCGTCGTCCCCGCGAAGGCGGGACCCAGCGGCGTTCGCCGCACAACGCCCCCTTTGATATCAATACGCGGGAGCTGGAGCGTCATTGCAACGACACTGGGGTTCTCCACACCACGCGACATCCCGCATTACGCTCGATACCAAGCGATCCGCCCACCTCATCCAGCGCGGGGCACCCGCTCGCCTGCCCTGACTTCGAACCCCAACCGGTTCTCCGCGGGCGCCAGCGGACATGACCAGCGTTCGTCGTATGCGCATGACGGGTTGTACGCAAAATTGAAATCGAGCACGATCGTGCGCTCGTGCGCACCCAGATCCGCGCCCTTGATCGTGTCGTACAGGTAGCGCCCGCCGCCATAGGTATCGACGCCGCTCGTCGCGTCCGCGAACGGAAGGA contains:
- a CDS encoding DUF1684 domain-containing protein, coding for LPFADATSGVDTYGGGRYLYDTIKGADLGAHERTIVLDFNFAYNPSCAYDERWSCPLAPAENRLGFEVRAGERVPRAG